A genome region from Camelina sativa cultivar DH55 chromosome 10, Cs, whole genome shotgun sequence includes the following:
- the LOC104716260 gene encoding cell wall integrity and stress response component 3-like, producing the protein MSLLKYLCFRKVLLFLYFFLFLFSSSSFFASSETSVHDELQQTRPLDPHFRVRRLLVKDLDSGGDDDETNLPPPPKKKKLTGSVSSSSSTTSGTKKNQTKLIKPISSSSSTKLIKPISSSSTKNQTKPAKTSSMGTSQKLNSTKSSSNTTKAGSELKKLNSGTKPTNSTKPVTNSIKKSADLSKSSSSKNKTTTKPPSSKLSSPTSEKKSPSSKKPVTKSKPIEKEIKPFWLDDEEDEDFVSEFRDLPTKFQRSLIPDLERFSTTSKNYINKANKEITRNFKPYFGNKYAPTIASVVSFVFILVPLLLVSLIFNRFKAYFSLQKILIFIQIYLSIYFSILCISSLVTGIEPLKFLYATSSSTYVCLQILQTLGYVFYLLLLLMYLVLVFSTDCGLGLKVLGLAQTFVGFAVGLHYYVAVFHRVVLRQPPRTNWKIHGVYATCFLMICLLSSAERRKKEYLEEGGDEGKKN; encoded by the coding sequence ATGTCTTTACTCAAGTACTTGTGTTTTAGAAAGGTACTCTTGtttctctatttctttctcttcctcttctcttcttcttctttctttgccTCATCAGAAACCTCTGTTCACGATGAGCTACAACAAACACGACCCTTAGATCCTCATTTTCGAGTGAGGAGATTGTTGGTGAAAGATCTGGATTCAGGTGGTGACGATGATGAAACtaatcttcctcctcctcctaagaagaagaagcttactggctctgtttcatcatcatcatcaacaacatctgGTACTAAGAAGAATCAAACCAAGCTTATTAAACccatctcatcttcttcttccaccaagCTAATCAAacccatctcttcttcttccaccaagaaccaaaccaaacccgCCAAGACCTCCTCCATGGGTACGTCTCAAAAACTCAACTCCACCAAATCTTCTTCCAACACAACCAAGGCTGGCTCCGAGCTCAAGAAGCTCAATTCCGGAACAAAACCCACAAATTCCACAAAACCCGTTACTAATTCTATCAAGAAATCAGCAGATCTGTCCAAATCAAGctcatccaaaaacaaaaccaccaCAAAACCCCCAAGTTCCAAGCTTTCTTCACCTACTTCAGAGAAGAAATCACCATCCTCAAAAAAACCAGTGACCAAATCGAAACCAATcgagaaagaaatcaaaccattCTGGCTCGACGACGAGGAAGACGAAGATTTCGTCAGCGAATTCAGAGATCTACCTACTAAATTCCAAAGATCCTTGATCCCAGACCTAGAACGTTTCTCAACCACATCCAAGAACTACATCAACAAAGCCAACAAAGAGATCACCCGAAACTTCAAACCCTACTTCGGCAACAAATACGCACCAACCATAGCTTCCGTAGTCTCCTTCGTCTTCATCCTCGTACCTCTACTCCTAGTCTCTCTCATTTTCAACAGATTCAAAGCCTACTTCTCACTCCAGAAGATCCTAATCTTCATCCAAATCTACCTATCGATCTACTTCTCAATCCTATGCATCTCATCGCTCGTCACTGGAATCGAACCGCTCAAGTTCCTCTACGCAACGTCGAGCTCCACCTACGTTTGCTTGCAGATCCTGCAAACCCTAGGCTACGTCTTCTACCTCCTGCTTCTTCTCATGTACCTCGTTCTCGTCTTCTCCACGGACTGTGGTTTGGGCCTCAAAGTGTTGGGCCTGGCTCAGACCTTCGTGGGCTTTGCAGTGGGTTTGCATTATTACGTGGCTGTGTTTCATAGGGTGGTGCTTCGTCAGCCTCCGAGGACGAACTGGAAGATCCACGGTGTTTATGCCACGTGTTTTCTTATGATTTGTCTGTTATCTAGTgcagagaggaggaagaaagagTACTTGGAAGAAGGCGGTGACGAAGGgaagaaaaactga
- the LOC104716261 gene encoding L-ascorbate oxidase-like has protein sequence MRLKRSSDTVHVLNLMVLCFIALFSSSVLGQGKIRRFNWEVKYEFRSPDCVQKLVITINGKFPGPTIKAQQGDTIVVELKNSLMTENVAVHWHGIRQIGTPWFDGVEGVTQCPILPGEVFTYQFVVDRPGTYMYHSHYGMQRESGLIGMIVVSPPATEPEPFTNDYDRNVLLTDWYHKSMLESATGLASIPFKWVGEPESLLIQGRGRFNCSNDLTTPRVCNASNTDCSRFFLTVIPGKTYRLRLGSLTSLSALSFQIEGHNLTVVETDGHYVEPFTVKNLFIYSGETYSVLLKADQNPRRNYWITSSIVSRPANTSQGTAVLNYYPSHPRRRPPTPESSNLRPEWNDTGSRLAQSLAIKARRGFVDTPPENSDRVIALLNTQNEVSGFRRWSVNNVSYHHPKTPYLIALKQNLTDAFDWRFTPPDNYDSRRYDVFATPQNANATTSDGIYRLRFNSTVDVILQNANTMNAKNSETHPWHLHGHDFWVLGYGEGKFNESEDPKRFNRVDPIMKNTVAVQPFGWTALRFRADNPGVWSFHCHIESHFFMGMGIVFESGIDRVSSTLPSSIMGCGQAKR, from the exons ATGAGACTGAAGAGATCATCGGACACAGTTCATGTCTTGAATCTTATGGTCCTCTGTTTCATTGCCCTGTTTTCTTCTTCCGTACTCGGTCAGGGAAAGATCAGGCGATTCAACTGGGAAGTTAAGTACGAGTTCAGGTCACCGGATTGTGTCCAAAAGCTAGTAATCACAATCAATGGTAAGTTTCCAGGTCCCACCATTAAAGCTCAACAAGGTGACACCATTGTTGTTGAGCTCAAGAACAGTCTCATGACTGAAAACGTCGCTGTCCATTGGCATGGAATCCGACAGATTGGGACTCCATGGTTTGACGGAGTAGAAGGTGTTACTCAGTGTCCAATTCTTCCTGGAGAAGTCTTTACTTACCAGTTCGTCGTTGATAGG CCTGGTACATACATGTATCATTCACACTATGGGATGCAGAGAGAATCTGGATTAATAGGAATGATTGTAGTTTCTCCTCCTGCCACAGAGCCCGAACCGTTTACAAACGATTATGACCGGAACGTTTTGTTAACAGATTGGTATCACAAAAGCATGTTGGAGAGCGCTACCGGTTTAGCCTCCATACCCTTCAAGTGGGTCGGTGAGCCAGag TCGCTTCTAATACAAGGAAGAGGGAGATTCAACTGCTCAAACGACCTAACCACTCCTAGAGTCTGTAACGCCTCAAACACTGATTGTTCGCGTTTTTTCCTTACCGTAATCCCTGGGAAGACTTACCGGCTTCGACTCGGTAGCTTGACGTCTCTTTCAGCCCTAAGTTTCCAAATTGAG GGACATAACTTGACGGTGGTTGAAACTGATGGACACTACGTAGAACCATTCACGGTGAAGAATCTCTTTATATACTCCGGCGAAACTTATTCCGTACTTCTCAAGGCAGATCAAAACCCTAGACGAAACTATTGGATCACCTCAAGCATAGTCAGCCGTCCGGCGAACACTTCACAGGGAACCGCGGTACTCAACTACTACCCTAGTCACCCACGACGGCGTCCTCCCACGCCGGAATCCTCCAATCTCCGACCGGAATGGAACGACACAGGCTCCCGCCTTGCACAAAGCCTAGCGATCAAGGCGCGTCGAGGATTCGTTGACACGCCGCCTGAGAACTCTGACAGAGTCATCGCACTTCTAAACACACAAAACGAAGTCAGCGGATTCAGACGTTGGTCGGTCAACAACGTTTCATACCACCACCCTAAGACGCCATACCTAATCGCGTTAAAGCAGAATCTCACCGACGCGTTCGACTGGCGTTTCACGCCGCCGGATAACTACGATTCTCGGAGATACGACGTATTCGCAACACCTCAAAACGCTAACGCGACGACGAGCGACGGGATCTACCGGTTGAGATTCAATTCAACCGTGGACGTGATTTTACAAAACGCGAATACAATGAACGCAAAGAACAGCGAAACGCACCCATGGCATTTACACGGTCACGATTTTTGGGTACTTGGATACGGAGAAGGGAAGTTTAATGAGTCTGAGGATCCGAAAAGGTTTAATCGGGTTGACCCGATAATGAAAAACACGGTTGCGGTTCAACCGTTTGGGTGGACGGCGTTGCGTTTCAGAGCAGATAATCCTGGCGTTTGGTCGTTTCACTGCCACATTGAGTCGCACTTTTTCATGGGAATGGGAATTGTGTTCGAGTCTGGGATTGATAGAGTTTCTTCTACTTTACCTTCTTCTATAATGGGATGTGGTCAGGCTAAACGctga